In Pyrus communis chromosome 8, drPyrComm1.1, whole genome shotgun sequence, one genomic interval encodes:
- the LOC137743627 gene encoding deoxypodophyllotoxin synthase-like, with protein sequence MGSLTLPKLPTINFSVDALKPGSSSWLSTSKQVRYALEEYGCFVAQHDQVSAQLLNNIFGQAKDLFEVPLENKVKNVSDEPYRGYIGPNHLMPLYEGIAIDNVTSPQETQKFKNLMWPDGKSNFCETTDSFAQLLSELEHKVEQMLYESFGAEKQYESVASANSHLLRFLKYNKPEEADCATLRFASHTDKNFTTIVVQHDVGGLEVKTKDGDWINIESAPSQFLFMAGDGLQVWSNDRIKACDHRVKHCGDKTRYSLGLFTFNNGKIQVPEELVDETHPLLYNPLDSLEYIRFHSRGEARNLVSPVKTFCGVTNSTA encoded by the exons ATGGGTTCCTTAACACTTCCAAAGCTTCCTACCATCAATTTCTCCGTCGATGCCTTGAAGCCTGGCTCAAGTTCTTGGCTGTCCACCTCCAAACAAGTCCGATATGCACTCGAAGAGTACGGTTGTTTCGTGGCGCAGCACGATCAAGTTTCTGCACAACTTCTGAACAATATCTTTGGGCAGGCCAAAGATTTGTTTGAGGTTCCTTTGGAAAACAAAGTGAAGAACGTTAGTGATGAACCATATCGTGGGTATATTGGACCCAACCACCTCATGCCACTCTATGAAGGTATCGCCATTGATAATGTCACATCCCCACAAGAAACTCAGAAGTTCAAAAATCTCATGTGGCCCGATGGAAAGAGCAATTTCTG TGAAACTACAGATTCATTTGCCCAATTATTATCAGAGTTGGAGCACAAAGTGGAACAAATGCTATACGAAAGCTTCGGAGCAGAAAAGCAGTACGAATCTGTTGCTAGTGCCAACAGCCACCTTCTTAGATTCCTCAAGTATAATAAACCAGAGGAAGCTGATTGTGCTACCTTGAGATTTGCGAGCCATACAGACAAGAACTTCACCACCATCGTCGTTCAACACGACGTCGGTGGTTTGGAGGTTAAAACCAAGGATGGTGACTGGATTAACATTGAGTCCGCACCTTCACAGTTCTTATTCATGGCTGGTGATGGATTGCAG GTATGGAGTAATGACAGAATAAAAGCTTGTGATCATCGAGTGAAGCATTGTGGAGACAAGACGAGGTACTCACTTGGGTTGTTTACATTCAATAACGGAAAAATACAAGTACCAGAAGAACTGGTGGACGAGACGCACCCACTGCTCTATAACCCATTGGATAGTCTTGAGTATATAAGGTTTCACAGTAGGGGTGAGGCCAGGAATTTAGTCTCTCCTGTCAAGACCTTTTGCGGTGTTACAAATTCTACAGCCTAA